From the genome of Uranotaenia lowii strain MFRU-FL chromosome 1, ASM2978415v1, whole genome shotgun sequence, one region includes:
- the LOC129738189 gene encoding uncharacterized protein K02A2.6-like → MLNRDLASSARNHGYATTQIVQIATRAEASNVEASTSTGIFRVERRNFEHTRRDDLKRRSRIPFRGPQSKQFRNNNNQQLRRSNQRCPNCNYEKLPNHRCPALTRKCRKCKQFGHYAEVCLSKPVYAVEDNAAALTKQENDQEVNALSIEDVLIKCHVGGSAPIEFLIDSGADVNVIAGHDWSQLKKIYEQGKLNISFLNHTGYNQLRAYGTIQPLVVECAFRAKVDVVELSKPSVEAEFLVVQTGRRSLLGRSTANDLRLLEVGASVNACLEQSQIEVFPKMPGVKIKFSVDPKIPPVRNAYFNVPASLREAARKRLECMEAQGIIEKVTTAPDWISGMSAVPKGKNDFRLVVNMRAPNRAIKREYFRLPTIDEIKTKLHGSKYFSKLDLSNAFYHLELSKESRELTTFLSEAGMYRFTRLMFGVNCAPEVFQREMTRILEEVPNVIVYIDDILVFAKSLQELHASIALVLQILRRNNLTLNSEKCEFDKQRIKFLGHLLDEKGFHIDEEKVRAVNKFREPKTASELRSFLGLASFLGPHIQNFSDLTNPLWSVATTKSWSWGPLQKKSFEETKKRIVECTTTLGYFSNEHRTILYTDASPNALGAVLVQENERSVARVISFASKALTETEKRYAQNQREALGAVWAVEHFSYFLFGRHFTLRTDAQGVAFILNRSRENTKRALTRADGWALRLSPYSYTVEYVRGRENIADPSSRLYCGSDGPFQDEESPWEIASLQTSSFEFLTEENIKDATLDDNLLQKVMACLDLNEWDKDTQNFKAFAEDLSVKDGILIKRGCAVIPHSLRETALNVAHSGHPRAAKMKSIMRERVWWPGMATDVEKWVHACQTCATNGRPEKPAPMQRSFAPKAVWHTIAIDFNGPYAKFNGISIFVVVDCRSRYLIAKPVQSTSFENVKKVLDEIFDKEGFPHNIKSDNGPPFNGSEYKNYCSERGINLIYSMPYHPQQNGLVEGYMKLINRAMAAAVSRGTSYVEEIRNAVQSHNAAEHSVTKIPPEEVLSGRKIRRRLPLLCPGRSEFDDNELNERDRKSKLQGKRTEDSRRGAKACSVKPGDIVIVERVMRSKGESRFDPKRYTVIKERNGDLLLSDEMGQTLKRNVVHTRRVHEWKVFNQPPLNDLVGQGRPSRERKVPVHLQDYVRVCEQEVNERSEITQQLK, encoded by the exons ATGCTGAATCGAGATCTGGCTAGCTCTGCGAGGAACCATGGGTACGCCACAACACAAATAGTCCAAATTGCTACTCGGGCTGAGGCTAGCAATGTCGAAGCAAGTACTTCAACAGGCATCTTCCGTGTGGAACGAAGGAATTTTGAACATACAAGGCGCGATGACTTGAAACGTCGTAGCAGAATACCGTTCCGAGGTCCACAATCTAAGCAGTTCCGAAACAATAATAATCAGCAACTGAGGCGGAGTAACCAACGTTGCCCGAACTGCAATTATGAAAAGTTGCCCAATCATCGTTGTCCAGCCCTTACTAGAAAGTGTCGCAAATGCAAACAATTCGGCCATTACGCTGAGGTTTGTCTATCTAAACCAGTATACGCTGTAGAGGATAATGCAGCTGCACTTACAAAACAGGAAAATGACCAG GAAGTAAACGCACTTTCCATCGAGGACGTGTTAATAAAGTGTCACGTTGGTGGTTCTGCACCGATAGAGTTCCTCATAGACTCTGGCGCCGATGTGAATGTAATCGCAGGGCACGACTGGTCTCAgcttaagaaaatttatgaacagGGTAAGCTTAACATTTCGTTTTTAAATCACACTGGATATAATCAACTACGAGCGTACGGAACAATACAGCCATTAGTCGTGGAATGCGCGTTTAGAGCAAAAGTGGATGTTGTTGAACTTTCTAAGCCTAGCGTCGAAGCCGAATTTTTAGTTGTTCAGACCGGACGCCGATCCCTGCTGGGGCGGTCTACAGCTAACGACTTAAGGCTGCTGGAGGTTGGGGCTTCAGTCAATGCTTGCCTAGAACAAAGCCAAATCGAAGTTTTTCCCAAGATGCCTGGAGTGAAGATCAAGTTTAGTGTGGATCCTAAAATCCCACCTGTACGAAATGCTTATTTTAATGTCCCCGCATCCCTGCGCGAGGCTGCTAGAAAAAGACTAGAATGCATGGAAGCGCAAGGCATAATCGAAAAGGTCACAACTGCACCCGACTGGATAAGCGGAATGTCCGCTGTCCCCAAAGGGAAAAACGACTTTCGGTTAGTGGTCAACATGAGGGCACCGAATCGGGCTATCAAAAGAGAATACTTTCGGTTGCCCACAATTGACGAAATAAAGACTAAATTACACGGaagtaaatatttctcgaagcTTGACTTGAGCAACGCTTTCTATCATTTGGAGCTCAGTAAAGAATCGAGAGAACTCACGACATTTCTTTCTGAAGCAGGAATGTATCGATTCACACGCCTCATGTTTGGCGTCAATTGCGCGCCTGAGGTGTTTCAGCGAGAAATGACCCGCATCCTGGAAGAAGTCCCCAACGTCATCGTATATATTGATGATATTCTTGTATTTGCTAAAAGTTTACAAGAACTCCACGCATCCATTGCTTTGGTATTACAAATACTTAGAAGAAACAACCTTACTCTGAATTCCGAAAAGTGTGAATTTGATAAACAACGAATCAAATTCCTCGGTCATTTACTTGACGAAAAAGGTTTCCATATCGACGAGGAAAAGGTAAGGGCTGTTAACAAATTTCGAGAACCGAAAACGGCTTCCGAACTTCGAAGCTTCTTAGGACTCGCGTCATTCCTTGGGCCACATATTCAAAACTTCTCTGACTTGACTAACCCTCTCTGGTCCGTAGCAACCACTAAGTCCTGGAGTTGGGGGCCCTTGCAAAAAAAGTCTTTCGAAGAAACCAAAAAGCGCATAGTTGAGTGCACCACGACATTAGGCTATTTTTCGAATGAACACCGAACCATACTTTACACCGATGCTTCGCCGAATGCTTTAGGCGCCGTACTGGTCCAAGAAAACGAAAGAAGTGTCGCTAGAGTTATAAGCTTTGCATCCAAAGCACTGACCGAAACCGAAAAACGATACGCGCAAAACCAGCGGGAAGCCTTAGGTGCGGTATGGGCCGTCGAACACTTCTCGTACTTTTTATTTGGACGGCACTTCACCTTACGAACGGATGCTCAAGGAGTGGCCTTCATACTTAACAGGTCGCGAGAGAACACAAAAAGAGCATTAACAAGAGCTGACGGCTGGGCTCTAAGACTTAGTCCGTACAGCTACACTGTAGAATACGTACGCGGTAGAGAAAATATTGCCGACCCATCGTCGCGGCTTTACTGCGGAAGTGATGGTCCGTTTCAAGATGAGGAGAGCCCTTGGGAAATTGCGTCCTTGCAGACATCAAGTTTTGAATTCCTAACTGAAGAGAACATTAAAGATGCCACATTGGATGACAATTTACTCCAGAAAGTCATGGCATGTCTGGATTTAAACGAGTGGGACAAAgatacacaaaatttcaaagccTTCGCTGAAGACCTTTCAGTTAAAGACGGGATATTAATCAAGCGAGGTTGCGCTGTTATTCCACACTCACTCCGAGAAACAGCCTTGAATGTTGCTCATTCAGGACATCCAAGGGCAGCAAAAATGAAAAGCATCATGCGCGAGCGAGTATGGTGGCCAGGCATGGCTACGGATGTCGAAAAATGGGTTCACGCGTGTCAAACATGTGCCACTAATGGCCGGCCCGAAAAACCAGCTCCAATGCAACGTAGCTTTGCGCCTAAAGCTGTATGGCATACAATCGCCATTGACTTCAATGGCCCTTATGCGAAGTTCAATGGGATATCGATATTTGTTGTAGTCGATTGTAGATCGAGATATCTGATCGCTAAGCCAGTTCAATCAACGAGCTTTGAAAACGTCAAAAAGGTTCTTGACGAGATCTTCGATAAAGAGGGTTTCCCTCATAACATTAAGAGTGACAACGGCCCACCTTTCAACGGGTcagaatacaaaaattattgttcTGAGCGGGGTATAAATTTAATATACTCAATGCCATATCACCCGCAACAAAATGGACTCGTGGAAGGGTACATGAAGTTGATCAACCGAGCCATGGCTGCTGCAGTTAGCAGGGGAACGTCGTACGTTGAAGAGATCCGGAACGCGGTACAATCACACAATGCTGCCGAGCATTCAGTAACTAAAATACCCCCAGAAGAAGTTCTCTCGGGTAGGAAAATAAGAAGACGGCTACCACTGTTGTGTCCGGGAAGATCAGAGTTCGATGATAACGAACTAAATGAAAGGGATCgaaaatcaaaacttcaagGTAAGCGTACTGAAGATTCACGTCGCGGTGCGAAAGCATGTTCTGTCAAACCCGGGGACATCGTTATCGTAGAGAGGGTTATGCGTTCTAAGGGCGAGAGCCGTTTTGATCCGAAACGATACACCGTTATCAAGGAACGAAATGGTGATCTCCTGCTCAGTGACGAAATGGGACAAACTTTGAAGCGTAACGTTGTGCACACACGTAGGGTCCACGAATGGAAAGTGTTCAATCAACCGCCTTTAAATGATCTCGTTGGACAAGGAAGGCCTTCGCGCGAAAGAAAGGTTCCTGTTCACCTACAGGATTATGTGCGAGTCTGCGAGCAGGAAGTAAACGAACGAAGCGAGATCACCCAGCAACtaaaatag